A window of Novosphingobium terrae contains these coding sequences:
- a CDS encoding MarR family winged helix-turn-helix transcriptional regulator → MKSQNMDEGKELSGQIGFQILMLQSEAYESARLALDHLDITPARASALLLVRANPGCTQTALGEALHVNRSSAMKIVDILQTRGVVHRAPSSDPRAHALELTEAGAALAEEVDAVLARHERRFFGALSEAERAMLLSLLLRLRRKKRAG, encoded by the coding sequence ATGAAAAGCCAAAATATGGATGAGGGCAAGGAGCTTTCCGGGCAGATCGGGTTCCAGATCCTGATGCTGCAATCGGAGGCCTACGAATCGGCGCGTCTGGCGCTGGATCATCTGGACATCACCCCCGCCCGCGCCTCGGCGCTGCTGCTGGTGCGCGCCAATCCCGGTTGTACCCAGACAGCGCTGGGTGAGGCGCTGCATGTCAACCGCTCAAGCGCCATGAAAATCGTGGATATTTTGCAGACGCGCGGGGTGGTTCATCGCGCGCCCAGCAGCGATCCGCGCGCCCATGCGCTGGAGCTGACCGAGGCAGGCGCGGCTTTGGCCGAGGAGGTGGATGCCGTGCTGGCGCGGCATGAGCGCCGGTTCTTCGGTGCCCTCAGTGAGGCCGAACGCGCGATGCTGCTCTCTCTGCTGCTGCGTTTGCGCCGCAAGAAAAGGGCGGGGTGA
- a CDS encoding aldehyde dehydrogenase, protein MTPQGVQIRHPDKLYIGGAWVEPASDRRIEITSPNSEEVVATVAEAVAVDMDRAVAAARAAFDQGPWPRLSGAERGRLLMRWALELEKREPELCRAWTAQVGGLASFAPIMHGGATATLKFIAALGDSFEFVTRRPSSQVDTALVAYEPVGVAVAIAPWNAPYGILSSKVAYALFAGCTVIMKPSPETPLEAYIMAEAAEAAGLPAGVINLVCGDREASDHLVSNPDVDKVSFTGSTIAGKRIGEVCAGRVARCTLELGGKSAAIIRDDFPTEAAAAILGNTITIMSGQVCAMLSRAIVPRHRHDELAEAIARAMQGVKIGHSDAPDTQLGPLAMKRQLERVESYVKIGRQSADLVTGGQRAPGLNKGYFFEPTLFANVDNASRIAQEEIFGPVLCLIPAEDEDHAIHLANESQFGLNGSVFTHDVDAAYRIGRKVRAGGFGQNGMRLEFGLPFGGFKQSGIGREGGIEGLHSFLETKTMLLDGMPSQL, encoded by the coding sequence ATGACACCCCAAGGCGTGCAGATACGGCATCCCGACAAGCTCTACATCGGCGGGGCATGGGTCGAACCGGCCAGCGACCGGAGGATCGAGATCACCTCGCCCAACAGCGAGGAGGTCGTCGCCACCGTGGCTGAAGCCGTGGCCGTCGATATGGACCGCGCGGTGGCCGCCGCACGCGCCGCCTTTGACCAAGGCCCATGGCCCCGGCTTTCCGGCGCCGAGCGCGGGCGGCTTCTGATGCGCTGGGCGCTGGAGCTGGAAAAGCGCGAGCCCGAATTGTGCCGCGCCTGGACCGCGCAGGTCGGCGGTCTGGCCAGCTTTGCGCCGATCATGCATGGCGGCGCGACGGCGACGCTCAAATTCATCGCCGCGCTGGGCGACAGCTTCGAATTCGTGACGCGGCGGCCCAGTTCGCAGGTCGATACCGCGCTGGTGGCCTATGAGCCGGTGGGCGTCGCTGTCGCCATCGCGCCCTGGAACGCGCCCTATGGCATCCTGTCCAGCAAGGTGGCCTATGCGCTGTTCGCCGGATGCACCGTGATCATGAAGCCCTCGCCCGAAACGCCGCTGGAGGCCTATATCATGGCCGAGGCCGCCGAAGCGGCGGGTCTTCCGGCGGGCGTGATCAATCTGGTCTGCGGTGACCGCGAGGCCTCTGACCATCTGGTCAGCAACCCGGATGTGGACAAGGTCAGCTTCACCGGCTCGACCATCGCGGGCAAGCGGATCGGCGAGGTCTGCGCCGGGCGCGTCGCACGCTGCACGCTGGAGCTGGGCGGAAAATCCGCCGCCATCATCCGCGACGACTTCCCCACCGAGGCCGCCGCGGCGATCCTTGGCAACACGATCACCATCATGAGCGGGCAGGTCTGCGCCATGCTCAGCCGCGCCATCGTGCCCCGCCACCGCCATGACGAGCTGGCCGAGGCCATCGCCCGCGCGATGCAGGGCGTGAAGATCGGCCACAGCGATGCGCCTGACACGCAGCTGGGCCCGCTGGCCATGAAGCGCCAGCTGGAGCGGGTCGAAAGCTATGTCAAGATCGGGCGGCAAAGCGCCGATCTCGTCACCGGCGGCCAGCGCGCGCCGGGCCTCAACAAGGGCTATTTCTTCGAGCCGACGCTGTTCGCCAATGTCGACAATGCCAGCCGCATCGCTCAGGAGGAAATCTTCGGCCCCGTGCTGTGCCTGATCCCCGCCGAGGATGAAGACCATGCCATCCATCTGGCCAATGAAAGCCAGTTCGGCCTCAACGGATCGGTCTTCACCCATGATGTCGATGCCGCCTATCGCATCGGGCGCAAGGTGCGTGCCGGCGGCTTTGGCCAGAACGGCATGCGGCTGGAATTCGGCCTGCCTTTCGGCGGTTTCAAGCAATCGGGGATCGGCCGCGAAGGCGGGATCGAAGGGCTGCATTCCTTCCTGGAAACCAAGACCATGCTGCTCGACGGCATGCCCTCTCAACTGTAG
- a CDS encoding multidrug effflux MFS transporter, protein MSASSTPTPTAEQAPRLGFGIALGFLSALGPCAIDLYLPAMPEMAGALSASDAGVQRTLSAFFLGLAAAQIPIGSLADRFGRRRPLLGGLCLFIAASLACAFAATLEQLVLLRFLQGMGACAGTSSARAIIRDLHRGHHAARLMAFTFLIIGISPMLAPLLGSSLLRLVSWHGLFVLLAAAGGIAALCVTLFLPETLPPERRAANWHALPQAYGRLLRTPRFLGWSIVAGLGTTIPFAFVTAAPFIYAGLYRLQPMWFSLLLALNAAMSIIATQAAPRLLQRFGATRLAGTAASLALAATALVALAGHGTVPLVLFQIFSGLLFVIAGLILTPAATSALDSVGTGIGAAAGLLGTIQLAVTALASAAVSLWPPTSLMPLTSVLGGAFVAMVAIVACLSRLAPEQPG, encoded by the coding sequence ATGAGCGCCTCCTCCACCCCCACTCCAACCGCCGAGCAAGCCCCAAGGCTGGGCTTCGGCATCGCGCTCGGCTTCCTGTCGGCGCTGGGGCCCTGCGCCATCGATCTCTATCTTCCGGCCATGCCCGAGATGGCCGGCGCGCTCTCTGCCAGCGATGCCGGGGTGCAGCGCACGCTCTCCGCCTTCTTCCTTGGCCTTGCCGCGGCGCAGATCCCGATCGGCTCGCTGGCCGACAGATTCGGGCGGCGACGGCCCTTGCTGGGCGGGCTGTGCCTGTTCATCGCCGCCTCGCTGGCCTGCGCCTTTGCCGCCACGCTGGAGCAGCTGGTGCTGCTGCGCTTTCTGCAAGGCATGGGGGCTTGTGCCGGCACCTCCAGCGCGCGGGCGATCATCCGCGATCTGCATCGCGGGCATCACGCCGCGCGCCTGATGGCCTTCACCTTTCTGATCATCGGCATCTCGCCGATGCTGGCCCCCTTGCTGGGGAGCAGCCTGCTGCGCCTCGTGTCATGGCACGGGCTTTTCGTGCTGCTGGCGGCGGCGGGCGGGATTGCGGCGCTCTGCGTCACCCTGTTCCTGCCCGAAACCCTGCCGCCCGAGCGGCGCGCCGCCAACTGGCACGCCCTGCCTCAGGCCTATGGCCGCCTGCTGCGGACGCCGCGCTTTCTGGGCTGGTCCATCGTAGCGGGCCTTGGCACGACGATCCCCTTCGCTTTCGTGACGGCGGCGCCCTTCATCTATGCCGGGCTCTACCGGCTCCAGCCCATGTGGTTCAGCCTGCTGCTGGCGCTGAATGCGGCGATGTCGATCATCGCCACGCAAGCCGCGCCCCGCTTGCTTCAGCGCTTCGGCGCGACCCGCCTGGCCGGTACAGCGGCGAGCCTGGCCCTGGCCGCCACGGCGCTGGTTGCCCTGGCCGGACATGGCACGGTGCCGCTGGTGCTGTTTCAGATCTTTTCCGGCCTGCTGTTCGTGATCGCGGGGCTGATTCTGACCCCGGCGGCCACCAGCGCGCTGGATTCGGTGGGCACCGGCATCGGCGCGGCGGCCGGACTGCTCGGAACGATCCAGCTGGCGGTGACGGCGCTGGCCAGCGCGGCGGTTTCGCTCTGGCCGCCCACGTCGCTGATGCCGCTGACCTCGGTCCTGGGGGGCGCCTTTGTGGCCATGGTGGCGATCGTCGCATGTCTGAGCCGACTGGCCCCGGAACAGCCCGGCTAA
- a CDS encoding aldehyde dehydrogenase family protein, whose amino-acid sequence MKNDFKLLVDGELIDGVNSFDVINPATEEAFARAPRADAAILNRAVAAAKAALPAWSALSVEERATYLSRLADAMEARIEDFARLLTAEQGKPLDQASYEIGGSIYTLRAFAAMRLPEQTLRDDKGNLVIEHRTPLGVCAAITPWNFPIILLANKLGPCLVMGNTMVAKPAPTTPLTTLLLGEVAASILPPGVFNVVCDQNELGPLITGHPDIAKVAFTGSTATGKKVMASAAGSVKRVTLELGGNDAAIVLDDVPARIAAQKVYAGAMANAGQICVAIKRAYVPSAIYAEFCEEIATLAGQAVLDDGAKQGATIGPVQNRAQYDKVRSLIEDAKSRGTVIAGGDLPDRKGFFIPPTVIADLDEDAPLVREEQFGPVLPVLRYDDIDDVIARANDSPYGLGGTVWGADQSRAMEVARRIDAGTVWVNQHLAIDPNIPFRGSKQSGLGTEHGLAGLMEYTQAHIINAVPLEA is encoded by the coding sequence GTGAAAAACGACTTCAAACTGCTGGTCGATGGTGAGTTGATCGACGGCGTGAACAGCTTCGACGTCATCAACCCGGCCACAGAAGAAGCCTTCGCCCGGGCCCCCCGCGCCGATGCGGCGATTCTGAACCGGGCTGTCGCCGCGGCCAAAGCCGCGCTGCCCGCATGGTCGGCCCTGTCGGTCGAGGAACGCGCGACCTATCTCAGCCGTCTGGCCGATGCGATGGAAGCGCGGATCGAGGATTTCGCCCGCCTGCTCACCGCCGAGCAGGGCAAGCCGCTTGATCAGGCCAGCTATGAAATCGGCGGCAGCATCTACACTTTGCGCGCCTTTGCCGCGATGCGCCTGCCCGAACAGACCTTGCGGGACGACAAGGGCAATCTCGTGATCGAACACCGCACGCCGCTGGGCGTCTGCGCCGCGATCACGCCCTGGAACTTCCCGATCATCCTGCTGGCCAACAAGCTGGGCCCCTGCCTGGTGATGGGCAACACCATGGTGGCCAAGCCCGCCCCCACCACGCCGCTTACCACGCTGCTGCTGGGCGAAGTGGCGGCCAGCATCCTGCCCCCCGGCGTGTTCAACGTGGTCTGCGACCAGAATGAACTCGGCCCGCTGATCACCGGCCATCCGGACATCGCCAAGGTCGCCTTCACCGGCTCGACGGCCACCGGCAAGAAGGTCATGGCCTCGGCAGCCGGCAGCGTGAAACGCGTGACGCTGGAGCTGGGCGGCAATGATGCCGCCATTGTCCTCGATGATGTGCCCGCGCGGATTGCGGCGCAAAAGGTCTATGCCGGGGCCATGGCCAATGCCGGGCAGATCTGCGTTGCCATCAAGCGCGCCTATGTCCCCAGCGCCATCTATGCCGAGTTCTGCGAGGAAATCGCCACGCTGGCCGGGCAAGCCGTGCTGGACGATGGCGCCAAGCAAGGCGCCACCATCGGCCCGGTGCAGAACCGCGCGCAATATGACAAGGTGCGCAGCCTGATCGAGGATGCCAAATCCCGCGGCACCGTGATCGCGGGTGGCGATCTGCCTGATCGCAAAGGCTTCTTCATCCCGCCCACGGTGATCGCCGATCTGGATGAAGATGCCCCGCTGGTGCGTGAGGAGCAGTTTGGCCCGGTGCTGCCGGTGCTCAGATATGACGATATCGACGATGTGATCGCCCGCGCCAATGACTCGCCCTATGGTCTGGGCGGCACCGTCTGGGGCGCGGATCAGTCACGCGCGATGGAGGTTGCACGGCGCATCGATGCCGGAACGGTGTGGGTCAACCAGCATCTGGCGATCGATCCCAACATTCCGTTTCGCGGTTCCAAACAGTCGGGTCTGGGCACGGAGCACGGGCTGGCCGGGCTGATGGAATACACGCAGGCGCACATCATCAATGCGGTGCCGCTCGAAGCCTGA
- a CDS encoding nuclear transport factor 2 family protein encodes MHHPAQDNPAQAARHTPLEQRNLAHVTGLFEQVLGPLDADAVDRFIAPDYIQHNQGVGQGREPLKALLRHIRAETPEAVHDVKRIFADGDHVIVHYHVRRWPRDRGWAVVDIFRLHEGMIVEHWDVVQDLPESSPNPIGPF; translated from the coding sequence ATGCACCATCCTGCGCAGGACAATCCGGCTCAAGCCGCGCGCCACACGCCGCTGGAGCAGCGCAATCTGGCGCATGTCACAGGCCTGTTCGAGCAGGTGCTGGGCCCGCTCGATGCTGATGCGGTGGATCGCTTCATCGCCCCCGACTATATCCAGCACAATCAGGGCGTCGGGCAGGGCCGGGAACCGCTCAAGGCGCTGCTGCGCCACATCCGCGCCGAGACGCCCGAGGCCGTGCATGATGTGAAGCGGATCTTTGCCGATGGCGACCATGTGATCGTCCATTACCACGTCCGGCGCTGGCCCCGGGACAGGGGCTGGGCGGTGGTGGACATCTTCCGCCTGCATGAGGGCATGATCGTGGAACATTGGGACGTGGTGCAGGATCTGCCGGAAAGCAGCCCCAACCCCATCGGGCCTTTCTGA
- the fdhA gene encoding formaldehyde dehydrogenase, glutathione-independent, with protein MSDNKGVVYLGPGKVEVQSIADPKLHAPDGRKIEHGVILKVITTNICGSDQHMVRGRTTAPAGLVLGHEITGEVIEKGSDVEMLEIGDIVSVPFNVACGRCRTCKSQDTGVCLTVNPSRAGGAYGYVDMGGWIGGQARYVMVPYADFNLLKIANRDLAMERIRDITMLSDILPTGFHGAMMAGVGVGSIVYVAGAGPVGLAAAASARILGAAVVMVGDFNKERLQHAAKVGFEAVDLSQSDRLGDLIAQITGSNEVDAAIDAVGFEARGHTGGEQPAIVLNQMMEITRAAGSIGIPGLYVTEDPGAVDSAAKQGSLSLRFGLGWAKAQSFHTGQTPVLKYNRQLLMAILHGRLPIADIVNAKVISLEEAPQGYETFDHGAAQKFVLDPHGLVSRAA; from the coding sequence ATGAGTGACAACAAAGGTGTCGTCTATCTTGGGCCCGGCAAGGTCGAAGTCCAGTCCATCGCGGATCCGAAGCTTCATGCGCCTGACGGTCGCAAGATCGAACATGGGGTGATCCTGAAGGTCATCACCACCAACATTTGCGGATCGGACCAGCATATGGTGCGCGGACGCACCACAGCCCCCGCCGGCCTTGTGCTCGGCCATGAGATCACCGGCGAAGTGATCGAAAAGGGCAGCGATGTCGAAATGCTGGAGATCGGCGACATCGTCTCGGTGCCCTTCAACGTGGCCTGCGGACGGTGCCGCACCTGCAAATCGCAGGACACCGGCGTGTGCCTTACCGTCAATCCCTCCCGCGCGGGCGGGGCTTACGGTTATGTCGATATGGGGGGCTGGATCGGCGGTCAGGCGCGCTACGTCATGGTACCCTATGCCGATTTCAACCTGCTGAAGATCGCCAACCGCGATCTGGCGATGGAGCGCATCCGCGACATCACCATGCTCTCCGACATTCTGCCCACCGGCTTCCATGGCGCCATGATGGCCGGGGTCGGGGTCGGCTCGATCGTCTATGTGGCGGGCGCCGGGCCCGTCGGTCTGGCGGCGGCGGCCTCGGCGCGCATTCTGGGCGCGGCTGTGGTGATGGTCGGTGATTTCAACAAGGAACGCCTGCAGCATGCCGCCAAGGTCGGCTTCGAGGCTGTCGACCTGTCGCAGAGCGACCGTCTCGGCGATCTGATCGCCCAGATCACCGGCAGCAATGAGGTGGATGCGGCCATCGACGCCGTGGGCTTTGAGGCGCGCGGCCACACCGGCGGCGAGCAACCGGCCATCGTGCTCAACCAGATGATGGAGATCACGCGGGCCGCCGGGTCGATCGGCATTCCGGGCCTCTATGTCACCGAAGATCCCGGCGCGGTGGACAGTGCCGCCAAACAGGGCAGCCTGTCGCTGCGTTTCGGCCTTGGCTGGGCGAAGGCGCAGTCGTTCCACACGGGGCAGACGCCGGTTCTCAAATACAACCGCCAGTTGCTGATGGCGATCCTGCATGGGCGGCTGCCGATTGCCGATATCGTCAACGCCAAGGTCATTTCGCTGGAGGAGGCGCCTCAGGGTTACGAGACCTTCGATCATGGCGCGGCTCAGAAATTCGTGCTCGATCCGCATGGGTTGGTGTCGCGCGCGGCTTGA
- a CDS encoding SDR family NAD(P)-dependent oxidoreductase, with the protein MRFSGSRAVVLGGNSGIGLACAQALAREGARVRLTGRDPVTVEAAAAGIAGAQGHSVDIADLAAMEAFYADVAASEGGIDVLVVNAGVGGFAPVDQLEPDYWDAVHAINLRGCVFAMQKAGRLMGKGGAIVVTGSIGGHAFIPGNLAYGAAKAGLALAMRQFAGEYVSRGIRVNMVSPGPVETPLLHRNPGMSEADVAALREQMIAAVPMQRMGRPEEVAAAVLFLASAEASFITAANLMVDGGTLDIG; encoded by the coding sequence ATGCGCTTTTCGGGCAGCCGGGCGGTGGTTCTTGGCGGCAACAGCGGCATCGGTCTGGCCTGCGCCCAGGCGCTGGCGCGCGAGGGGGCCCGTGTGCGCCTGACGGGCCGGGATCCTGTCACCGTCGAAGCGGCGGCAGCGGGAATCGCCGGCGCGCAAGGCCATAGCGTGGACATCGCCGATCTTGCCGCCATGGAGGCGTTCTATGCCGATGTTGCCGCCAGCGAGGGCGGCATCGATGTGCTGGTGGTCAATGCGGGGGTGGGCGGCTTCGCGCCCGTCGATCAGCTTGAGCCAGACTATTGGGATGCGGTGCATGCCATCAACCTGCGCGGCTGCGTTTTCGCGATGCAGAAGGCGGGGCGGTTGATGGGGAAGGGCGGGGCCATCGTGGTGACAGGCTCGATCGGCGGCCATGCCTTCATCCCGGGCAATCTGGCCTATGGCGCGGCCAAGGCGGGGCTGGCGCTGGCGATGCGGCAGTTCGCGGGCGAGTATGTGTCGCGGGGCATAAGGGTCAATATGGTCAGCCCCGGCCCGGTTGAAACGCCGCTGCTTCACCGCAACCCCGGCATGAGCGAGGCCGATGTGGCGGCGCTGCGCGAACAGATGATTGCCGCCGTGCCGATGCAGCGCATGGGCCGCCCCGAGGAGGTGGCCGCCGCCGTGCTGTTCCTGGCCTCTGCGGAAGCGAGTTTTATCACCGCCGCCAATCTGATGGTGGATGGCGGCACTCTGGACATCGGATGA
- a CDS encoding TonB-dependent receptor: MAALAATLAQAQSAPPESAPTAPSAPDIIVTAQFRAQRLQDTPIAITATTGAQLASKNVLSVTDLTAIAPNVNLSAATGLNGSAVQAYIRGIGQSDSSFALEPGVGIYIDDVYYGTTFGAILDLNDLDRVEVLRGPQGTLSGKNSIGGSVKLFSRKPDGNGGGFLEATTGRFSRLDFRGSADFTLADGLYARVSGVSKHTDGYFTLYDYGCLFPQSGIAATTSGGNCKTGTEGGIDVKGARLALRYAPAGSAIEVNLVGDYALNTSEQVATKLLYANNPGVRSYVAGNPAGGVPFDSRFLTAPNAYSSYANYAAGGNYTTAFGTNYQVVPGSFNTSPQSTARSWGLSGTLDWQLSGHLSLKSITAYRKATGSTGIDLDGSPLSILVQAFDYGHRQFTQELRLSGKVGTLVDYTVGGYYYNANDSIAGHVLIPSVLFNFLERDPVTNRSVSAFAHTEFHLSPELNVIAGLRYTNDKKTYEFHRSNVDGSQPSGAFLTENFLLVGLDGKVGSFQGDRLDYRLGVNYRFSPALMAYAQVATGYKGGGINPRPYTPDQIVSFKPETLTTYEAGFKSDLLDRHLRFNGTVFYNDYKDIQINRYVCPESASSTCSEPANAGDAHVWGMEAEVFAKPTNRLTIDGSLGYLHFEYTRVDASTLVLKDFKAPFNPSWQASAGIQYALPLGKALGTLTPRLDWNYQSSFYFNSTNNAYNLVDARSLFNLRVSYDSADKVWQLSAGVTNLFDRFYYTGKSENVANYGVNSGSVGRPREWFVSLRRTF; encoded by the coding sequence ATGGCGGCGCTGGCTGCAACGCTGGCGCAGGCGCAATCCGCGCCGCCCGAGAGCGCGCCAACCGCGCCATCGGCGCCTGACATCATCGTCACCGCGCAATTCCGCGCCCAGCGGCTGCAGGACACGCCGATCGCGATCACCGCCACCACCGGCGCCCAGCTCGCCAGCAAGAATGTCCTGAGCGTGACCGACCTCACCGCCATCGCGCCCAACGTCAACCTCTCCGCCGCGACGGGCCTCAACGGCAGCGCCGTTCAGGCCTATATCCGCGGCATCGGCCAGAGCGATTCCAGCTTCGCGCTGGAGCCCGGCGTGGGCATCTACATCGACGATGTCTATTACGGCACCACCTTCGGGGCCATTCTGGACCTCAACGATCTCGACCGCGTGGAGGTGCTGCGCGGCCCGCAGGGCACGCTGTCCGGCAAGAATTCGATCGGCGGATCGGTCAAGCTGTTCAGCCGCAAGCCCGATGGCAATGGCGGCGGTTTTCTGGAAGCCACCACAGGTCGTTTCAGCCGTCTGGATTTTCGCGGCAGCGCCGATTTCACTCTGGCAGACGGGCTTTACGCGCGCGTTTCGGGCGTTTCGAAGCACACCGATGGCTATTTCACCCTCTATGACTATGGCTGCCTGTTCCCCCAATCCGGCATCGCCGCCACGACGTCGGGCGGCAATTGCAAGACCGGGACCGAAGGCGGAATCGATGTGAAAGGCGCCCGTCTGGCGCTGCGCTATGCCCCCGCCGGCTCCGCCATCGAGGTCAATCTGGTGGGCGACTATGCGCTCAACACCTCCGAGCAGGTGGCGACCAAGCTGCTCTATGCCAACAACCCGGGCGTGCGCAGCTATGTCGCGGGCAATCCGGCGGGCGGCGTGCCTTTCGACAGCCGCTTCCTGACCGCGCCGAACGCCTATTCCAGCTATGCCAACTATGCGGCGGGCGGCAATTACACCACCGCCTTTGGCACCAACTATCAGGTCGTGCCGGGCAGCTTCAACACCAGCCCGCAGAGCACCGCCCGCAGCTGGGGCCTCTCCGGCACGCTGGACTGGCAGCTTTCCGGCCATCTCAGCCTCAAATCGATCACCGCCTATCGCAAGGCCACCGGCAGCACCGGCATCGATCTGGACGGGTCGCCGCTCTCGATCCTGGTGCAGGCCTTCGATTACGGGCATCGCCAGTTCACGCAGGAACTGCGCCTGTCAGGCAAGGTCGGCACGCTGGTCGATTACACGGTGGGCGGCTATTACTACAACGCCAATGACAGCATTGCCGGCCATGTGCTGATCCCCAGCGTGCTGTTCAACTTTCTGGAGCGGGACCCGGTCACCAACCGCAGCGTCTCGGCCTTTGCCCATACCGAATTTCACCTGAGCCCCGAGCTCAATGTGATTGCCGGGCTGCGCTACACCAATGATAAAAAGACCTATGAATTCCATCGCAGCAATGTCGATGGCAGCCAGCCGAGCGGGGCCTTTCTCACCGAGAATTTCCTGCTGGTGGGGCTGGACGGGAAGGTGGGCTCCTTTCAGGGCGATCGCCTCGATTATCGTTTGGGCGTGAACTATCGCTTCAGCCCGGCGCTGATGGCCTATGCGCAGGTGGCGACGGGCTACAAGGGCGGTGGCATCAACCCGCGCCCCTACACGCCGGACCAGATCGTCTCCTTCAAGCCCGAGACGCTCACCACCTATGAGGCGGGCTTCAAATCCGATCTGCTGGACCGCCATCTGCGCTTCAACGGCACAGTTTTCTACAATGATTACAAAGATATTCAGATCAACCGCTATGTCTGCCCGGAAAGCGCCAGCTCCACCTGTTCGGAGCCGGCCAATGCCGGGGACGCGCATGTCTGGGGCATGGAGGCCGAAGTTTTCGCCAAGCCGACCAACCGCCTCACCATCGACGGCTCGCTGGGTTATCTGCATTTCGAATACACACGCGTCGATGCCAGCACGCTGGTGCTCAAGGATTTCAAGGCGCCCTTCAACCCCTCATGGCAGGCCAGCGCGGGCATCCAGTATGCCCTGCCGCTCGGTAAGGCGTTGGGCACGCTGACACCGCGCCTCGACTGGAACTACCAGTCCTCCTTCTATTTCAACTCGACCAACAACGCCTACAATCTGGTGGATGCGCGCAGCCTGTTCAACCTGCGGGTCAGCTATGATTCCGCCGACAAGGTCTGGCAGCTGAGCGCGGGCGTGACCAATCTGTTCGACCGATTCTACTACACCGGAAAGAGCGAAAACGTCGCCAATTACGGCGTGAACTCCGGCTCTGTGGGGCGCCCGCGCGAGTGGTTCGTTTCCCTGCGCCGCACCTTCTGA
- a CDS encoding DUF3237 domain-containing protein encodes MSETLFSTLDNPRLDFAMEVRLTFPRVQTIVNTPMGGNRSAVYVDGGTFEGPRIRGKAVPGSGGDYAYFRPDDVAVFDARYMLEEEDGTLILLNNRGFLWGRKPDTMQRLRDWAFQGGAPVEQQEYYLRGNPSFECAVGKHDWLTKHVFIGVGERRADGNVLRYYALT; translated from the coding sequence ATGAGCGAAACCCTGTTCTCCACCCTCGACAACCCGCGGCTCGATTTCGCGATGGAGGTGCGCCTGACCTTTCCCCGCGTGCAGACCATCGTCAACACGCCGATGGGCGGCAACCGCAGCGCCGTCTATGTCGATGGCGGCACGTTTGAAGGGCCGCGCATCAGGGGCAAGGCGGTGCCGGGCTCGGGCGGGGATTACGCCTATTTCAGGCCCGACGATGTTGCGGTGTTCGATGCGCGCTACATGCTGGAGGAGGAGGATGGCACGCTGATCCTGCTCAACAACCGGGGCTTTTTGTGGGGGCGCAAGCCCGATACCATGCAGCGCCTGCGTGACTGGGCCTTTCAGGGCGGCGCGCCGGTCGAGCAGCAGGAGTATTATCTGCGCGGCAATCCCTCTTTCGAATGCGCGGTCGGCAAGCATGACTGGCTGACCAAACATGTCTTCATCGGTGTGGGCGAGCGCCGCGCCGATGGCAATGTGCTGCGCTATTATGCTTTGACGTAA
- a CDS encoding MarR family winged helix-turn-helix transcriptional regulator produces MSARSETLHRLLKLSNRLMAPFSVHLEHRYKISLNEFRLLMLIGRFPQSASHELAEMTGVNAMSISRAVSALERNGRLKVERDKDNRRRKQLTLTEEGKRLYRIMRPQTELVADYLLSDLHEHEIAMFDHILKTLIDTLEATDEQGRSRFLEHTKPDEDES; encoded by the coding sequence GTGAGCGCCCGTTCGGAAACGCTCCACCGGCTGCTCAAGCTGTCGAACCGGCTGATGGCGCCCTTCTCGGTCCATCTGGAGCATCGCTACAAGATCAGCCTGAACGAGTTTCGCCTGCTGATGCTGATCGGCCGCTTTCCGCAATCGGCCAGTCACGAGCTGGCCGAGATGACCGGCGTGAACGCCATGAGCATCTCTCGCGCGGTCTCCGCGCTGGAGCGCAACGGGCGCCTCAAGGTCGAGCGTGACAAGGACAACCGGCGGCGCAAGCAGCTGACCCTGACCGAGGAAGGCAAGCGCCTCTACCGGATCATGCGCCCGCAGACCGAACTTGTCGCCGATTACCTGCTTTCCGACCTGCATGAGCATGAGATCGCCATGTTCGATCATATCCTCAAGACGCTGATCGACACGCTGGAAGCGACCGATGAGCAGGGCCGCTCGCGCTTCCTTGAACACACCAAGCCGGACGAAGACGAAAGCTGA